A DNA window from Thiobacillus denitrificans ATCC 25259 contains the following coding sequences:
- the smpB gene encoding SsrA-binding protein SmpB, which yields MSIADNKKAFHDYFIEERFEAGLVLEGWEVKAIRAGRVQLKEAYVVVKNGAVYLIGCHISPLPTASTHIHPDPTRSRKLLLHAAEINKLIGKTERAGFTLVPLDMHYSKGRIKLEIGLAKGKKQHDKRAAEKDREWQREKQRLVRSAQH from the coding sequence ATGAGCATCGCCGACAACAAAAAAGCCTTCCACGATTACTTCATCGAGGAGCGTTTCGAGGCTGGCCTCGTGCTCGAAGGCTGGGAGGTGAAGGCGATCCGCGCCGGCCGCGTGCAGCTGAAGGAGGCCTACGTCGTCGTCAAGAACGGCGCCGTCTACCTGATCGGCTGCCACATCAGCCCGTTGCCGACCGCATCGACGCATATCCATCCCGACCCCACGCGTTCGCGCAAGCTGCTGCTGCATGCCGCCGAAATCAACAAGCTCATCGGTAAGACCGAACGCGCCGGCTTCACGCTCGTCCCGCTCGACATGCACTATTCGAAGGGGCGCATCAAGCTTGAAATCGGCCTCGCCAAGGGCAAGAAGCAGCACGACAAGCGCGCCGCCGAGAAAGACCGCGAATGGCAGCGCGAGAAGCAGCGGCTCGTCCGCTCGGCGCAGCATTGA
- a CDS encoding RnfH family protein encodes MSLNVEVVYALPSEQPLLNVQLAEGATVEDAIRASGVLEAFPEIDLARNKVGIFSKLVKLNEPVRDRDRVEIYRPLIADPKEVRRKRAEEGKVTRKGGGDAATPEAGGPEPT; translated from the coding sequence ATGAGCCTGAACGTCGAAGTCGTCTACGCGCTGCCGTCCGAGCAGCCCTTGCTCAACGTCCAGCTGGCCGAGGGCGCGACCGTCGAAGACGCGATCCGCGCGTCGGGCGTGCTCGAGGCTTTTCCGGAAATCGATCTCGCGCGCAACAAGGTCGGAATCTTCAGCAAGCTCGTCAAGCTCAATGAACCCGTGCGCGACCGCGATCGGGTCGAGATCTACCGGCCGTTGATCGCCGATCCCAAGGAGGTGCGGCGCAAGCGCGCGGAAGAAGGCAAGGTCACGCGCAAGGGCGGTGGCGACGCGGCTACGCCAGAGGCGGGCGGACCCGAGCCGACCTGA
- a CDS encoding type II toxin-antitoxin system RatA family toxin encodes MARVEKSVLVAHPPERMFELVDRVEDYPDFLPWCGGTELKHRDEHRTVATIHIAYMGIRQSFTTENHKVHPREMRIRLQHGPFSHLEGDWLFLPLGEDACKVDFRLEYTFSSRVLEALLTPVFGHITNTFVDAFVHRADEIYAA; translated from the coding sequence ATGGCGCGCGTGGAAAAAAGTGTGCTGGTGGCGCATCCCCCTGAACGCATGTTCGAACTCGTCGATCGGGTCGAGGACTATCCGGACTTTCTCCCCTGGTGCGGTGGAACAGAACTCAAACATCGTGACGAACATCGCACCGTCGCCACGATACACATCGCCTACATGGGCATACGGCAGAGCTTCACGACGGAAAATCACAAGGTTCACCCGCGCGAGATGCGGATCCGCCTGCAGCACGGTCCCTTTTCCCATCTCGAAGGCGACTGGCTGTTCCTCCCGCTCGGCGAAGACGCGTGCAAGGTCGACTTCAGACTTGAATACACCTTCTCCAGCCGCGTGCTCGAAGCGTTGCTGACGCCGGTCTTCGGCCACATCACCAATACCTTCGTCGATGCCTTCGTGCACCGCGCAGACGAGATATACGCCGCATGA
- the guaB gene encoding IMP dehydrogenase — protein MRVLQKALTFDDVLLVPAHSAILPREVSLATQLTRSITLNLPLLSAAMDTVTEARLAIALAQEGGIGIVHKNMNTAMQAAQVAAVKRFESGVVKDPITVAPQMTVRQVLEITRAKRISGLPVIEDGRVVGIVTNRDLRFESRLDQPVSAIMTPKERLVTVKEGANRDEAMALLHKHRLERVLVVNDDFELRGLITVKDIQKSTEHPLACKDAMGRLRVGAAVGTGEGTEERVAALVEAGVDVIVVDTAHGHSKGVLERVRWVKQTYPDVQVIGGNIATASAAAALVEHGADAVKVGIGPGSICTTRMVAGVGVPQISAVANVADALAGSGVGVIADGGIRYSGDIAKALAAGANCVMLGGLLAGTEEAPGEVELFQGRSYKSYRGMGSLGAMQQGSSDRYFQDNEKSAEKLVPEGIEGRVPYKGSVLGVIHQMMGGLRSSMGYLGVATITDMHAKAEFVEITSAGVRESHVHDVQITKEAPNYRVE, from the coding sequence ATGCGTGTTCTGCAAAAAGCGCTGACGTTCGACGACGTTCTGCTCGTTCCGGCCCATTCCGCGATTCTGCCGCGCGAAGTCAGCCTCGCCACCCAGTTGACCCGTTCGATCACGCTCAATCTGCCGCTCCTGTCGGCGGCGATGGACACGGTGACTGAAGCGCGCCTCGCGATCGCGCTGGCTCAGGAAGGCGGCATCGGCATCGTCCACAAGAACATGAACACGGCCATGCAGGCCGCGCAGGTGGCCGCAGTCAAACGCTTCGAGTCGGGTGTGGTGAAGGACCCGATCACCGTCGCGCCGCAAATGACCGTCCGCCAGGTGCTCGAGATCACGCGGGCCAAGCGGATTTCGGGATTGCCCGTGATCGAGGACGGACGCGTCGTCGGCATCGTCACCAACCGCGACCTGCGCTTCGAATCCCGTCTCGACCAGCCCGTGTCGGCGATCATGACGCCGAAGGAACGGCTGGTGACCGTGAAGGAAGGCGCCAACCGTGACGAAGCGATGGCGCTTCTTCACAAGCATCGACTCGAGCGCGTGCTCGTCGTCAACGACGACTTCGAGTTGCGCGGCCTGATCACCGTCAAGGACATCCAGAAGTCGACCGAGCATCCGCTGGCGTGCAAAGACGCGATGGGTCGTCTGCGTGTCGGCGCCGCGGTCGGCACCGGCGAAGGTACCGAGGAGCGGGTCGCGGCGCTGGTCGAGGCCGGGGTCGATGTCATCGTCGTCGACACGGCGCACGGGCATTCCAAGGGCGTGCTCGAGCGTGTGCGCTGGGTCAAGCAGACGTATCCCGACGTGCAGGTCATCGGCGGCAACATCGCCACCGCCTCGGCGGCCGCGGCCCTGGTCGAACACGGCGCCGACGCGGTCAAGGTCGGCATCGGCCCCGGCTCGATTTGCACCACCCGCATGGTCGCCGGCGTCGGCGTGCCGCAGATCTCGGCGGTCGCCAACGTCGCCGACGCCCTGGCGGGCAGCGGCGTCGGCGTCATCGCCGACGGCGGCATCCGCTACTCAGGCGACATCGCCAAGGCGCTCGCCGCCGGGGCGAACTGCGTCATGCTCGGTGGCCTCCTGGCCGGTACCGAAGAAGCGCCAGGCGAAGTCGAACTGTTCCAGGGCCGCTCGTACAAGTCCTACCGCGGCATGGGTTCGCTCGGCGCGATGCAGCAAGGCTCGAGTGACCGCTACTTCCAGGACAACGAAAAGAGCGCCGAGAAGCTCGTTCCCGAGGGGATCGAAGGCCGCGTGCCCTACAAGGGCAGCGTGCTCGGCGTCATCCACCAGATGATGGGCGGGCTGCGCTCGAGCATGGGCTACCTCGGCGTCGCGACGATCACCGACATGCATGCCAAGGCCGAGTTCGTCGAGATCACCTCCGCCGGCGTGCGCGAGTCGCACGTGCACGATGTGCAGATCACGAAGGAAGCGCCCAATTACCGTGTCGAGTGA
- a CDS encoding RelA/SpoT family protein, with translation MNEIVRPRCYEATDRESARQALARVLPVAENDLPWRALDYAYERLGGSEAFAHSVGSALIAAELKVGADAVAAALLHACLGDEAEMDERFNSAAQLARGVAAMARIESLAATTTDKRIDPHAQLEALRQMVLAMVEDIRVVLLKLAERTHALRCAASPAPEGDDPDERAALREALGQQARELFAPLANRLGVWQIKWEMEDWAFRYLEPETYRTIAAQLDEKRADREAYILGIIERLKAELALHGIEAEVTGRPKHIASIVNKMRRKHLSFEQLYDIRAVRVLVRQEIDCYTVLGLVHNLWQPIPGEFDDYISQPKSNDYRSLHTAVIGPEDRALEVQIRTFDMHRHAELGVAAHWRYKESGKQDAQYEEKIAWLRRILEWKDDVADSSEFREQFKTELFHDQVYVLTPQGRVVALDRGATPVDFAYAVHTDLGHRCRGAKVNGAMVPLNTVLDNSQRVEIVTAKEGTPSRDWLNPALGYLATHRARSKVRAWFRQRDVGEQVNLGRSLLDKELKRLGVGDVNHEKLAQRLKFSSVDEFFAALGRGDVGQRDLVGALQEPGKAPPALAPTAKPRSRPGSGSPVVIPGLGDVPLTMARCCKPRPPEAIVAYTTVGRGVTVHRADCASLRRANQARQMPAEWALDLGTGFEVDIRLKAFDRQGLLRDVSDVIAKDKLDVLRVNTETRGEYAQMQLTVRIKELQQLSRLLARLQHVQNVVEVRRS, from the coding sequence ATGAACGAAATTGTCCGCCCGCGCTGCTACGAAGCGACCGACCGCGAGTCGGCGCGGCAAGCCCTCGCACGCGTGCTGCCCGTTGCCGAAAACGATCTGCCCTGGCGCGCGCTCGACTACGCCTACGAGCGGCTCGGCGGCAGCGAGGCGTTCGCGCACAGCGTGGGCAGTGCACTGATCGCCGCCGAACTCAAGGTCGGTGCCGACGCGGTGGCGGCGGCGCTGCTGCACGCCTGTCTTGGTGACGAGGCGGAGATGGATGAGCGCTTCAACAGCGCTGCCCAGCTCGCGCGCGGGGTCGCGGCGATGGCCCGCATCGAGTCGCTGGCCGCCACGACGACCGACAAACGCATCGATCCCCACGCCCAGCTCGAAGCCTTGCGTCAGATGGTGCTGGCGATGGTCGAGGACATTCGCGTGGTGTTGCTGAAGCTCGCCGAGCGTACCCACGCGCTGCGTTGCGCCGCGTCGCCCGCGCCGGAGGGCGACGACCCCGACGAACGCGCGGCGCTGCGCGAGGCGCTCGGCCAACAGGCCCGCGAGCTCTTCGCCCCGCTGGCCAACCGTCTCGGCGTGTGGCAGATCAAGTGGGAGATGGAGGACTGGGCCTTCCGCTACCTCGAACCGGAAACCTACCGCACGATCGCCGCGCAACTCGACGAAAAGCGCGCCGATCGCGAGGCCTACATCCTCGGGATCATCGAACGCCTGAAGGCCGAACTGGCGCTGCACGGCATCGAGGCCGAGGTGACGGGCCGGCCCAAGCACATCGCGAGTATCGTCAACAAGATGCGGCGCAAGCATCTGAGCTTCGAGCAGTTGTACGACATCCGTGCCGTGCGCGTCCTGGTGCGCCAGGAAATCGACTGCTACACCGTGCTCGGCCTCGTGCACAACCTGTGGCAGCCGATTCCCGGTGAGTTCGACGATTACATCTCGCAGCCCAAGAGCAACGACTACCGCTCGCTTCACACCGCGGTCATCGGGCCCGAGGATCGCGCGCTCGAGGTGCAGATACGCACCTTCGACATGCATCGCCACGCCGAACTCGGTGTCGCGGCGCACTGGCGCTACAAGGAAAGCGGCAAGCAGGACGCGCAGTACGAGGAGAAGATCGCGTGGCTGCGGCGCATCCTCGAATGGAAGGACGACGTCGCCGACAGCAGCGAATTCCGCGAGCAGTTCAAGACCGAGCTCTTCCACGACCAGGTCTATGTGCTGACGCCGCAGGGGCGGGTCGTCGCGCTCGACCGCGGCGCGACCCCGGTGGATTTCGCCTACGCCGTGCATACCGATCTCGGCCATCGCTGCCGCGGCGCGAAGGTCAACGGCGCGATGGTCCCGCTCAACACGGTTCTCGACAACAGCCAGCGCGTCGAGATCGTGACCGCCAAGGAAGGCACGCCGAGCCGCGACTGGCTCAATCCGGCACTTGGCTATCTCGCGACGCATCGCGCGCGGTCGAAGGTGCGGGCGTGGTTCCGTCAGCGCGACGTCGGCGAGCAGGTGAACCTCGGCCGCAGCCTGCTCGACAAGGAACTCAAGCGCCTCGGCGTCGGCGACGTGAACCACGAAAAGCTCGCCCAGCGCCTCAAGTTTTCCAGTGTCGACGAGTTCTTCGCCGCGCTCGGGCGCGGCGACGTCGGCCAGCGCGATCTGGTCGGCGCGCTACAGGAGCCGGGCAAGGCGCCCCCAGCGCTTGCGCCGACGGCCAAGCCGCGGTCCCGTCCGGGCTCGGGCAGCCCGGTCGTCATTCCGGGACTCGGCGATGTGCCGCTGACGATGGCGCGCTGCTGCAAGCCGCGGCCGCCCGAGGCGATCGTCGCCTACACCACGGTCGGGCGCGGCGTCACCGTGCACCGGGCCGACTGCGCGTCGCTCAGGCGCGCCAACCAGGCCCGGCAGATGCCCGCCGAATGGGCGCTCGATCTCGGCACCGGTTTCGAGGTCGACATCCGGCTCAAGGCCTTCGATCGTCAGGGCTTGCTGCGCGACGTGTCGGACGTGATTGCGAAGGACAAGCTCGATGTGCTGCGCGTGAACACCGAGACCCGCGGCGAGTACGCGCAGATGCAGCTCACGGTCCGCATCAAGGAGCTGCAGCAGCTGTCCCGCCTGCTGGCCCGCCTGCAGCACGTGCAGAACGTCGTCGAGGTGAGGCGCAGCTAG
- the mnmH gene encoding tRNA 2-selenouridine(34) synthase MnmH: MPVTVAELPAFAHIIDARSPGEFAEDHIPGAINLPVLDDAERARVGTLYKQRSSFEAKKLGAALVSRNIAAHLDAWFADKPKSYRPLVYCWRGGSRSGALTHVLQKIGFAAEQLDGGYKAYRRHVVSELDRLPALFRFRVVCGPTGSGKSRLLHALREAGAQVLDLEGLAAHRGSLLGALPGQPQPSQKRFESAIWSALTHFDAGATVFVESESKKIGALQVPDALIRAMRASPCVRLDVPLDARVGLLSEDYAHFLVDPQTLNRQLGHLAGLRGGETVAAWQALAARGAWNELVADLLAQHYDPAYFKSLSHNYPPTAADRTFHAADLSPAGLRDLARAILDAAP, translated from the coding sequence TTGCCCGTCACCGTCGCAGAACTTCCCGCCTTCGCACACATCATCGATGCGCGTTCCCCCGGCGAGTTTGCCGAGGACCACATACCGGGCGCGATCAATCTTCCGGTGCTGGACGACGCCGAACGCGCGCGCGTCGGCACGCTCTACAAGCAGCGTTCGAGCTTCGAGGCGAAGAAGCTCGGCGCCGCGCTGGTCTCGCGCAACATTGCCGCGCACCTCGACGCATGGTTCGCCGACAAGCCGAAGTCCTATCGTCCGCTGGTCTACTGCTGGCGCGGCGGCAGCCGCAGCGGCGCGCTGACGCACGTGCTGCAGAAGATCGGCTTCGCCGCCGAGCAGCTCGACGGCGGCTACAAGGCCTATCGCCGCCATGTCGTGAGCGAGCTCGACCGCCTGCCCGCGCTGTTTCGTTTTCGCGTGGTCTGCGGCCCGACCGGCAGCGGGAAGAGCCGGCTTCTGCATGCGCTTCGCGAAGCCGGCGCGCAGGTGCTCGATCTCGAAGGCCTCGCCGCGCACCGCGGGTCGCTGCTCGGTGCGCTCCCGGGGCAACCCCAGCCCTCGCAGAAGCGCTTCGAGAGCGCGATCTGGTCGGCGCTGACGCACTTCGATGCCGGCGCCACGGTCTTCGTCGAATCGGAAAGCAAGAAGATCGGCGCCCTGCAGGTGCCGGATGCCCTCATTCGCGCGATGCGCGCGAGCCCCTGCGTACGGCTCGACGTGCCGCTCGACGCCCGCGTGGGCCTGTTGAGCGAAGACTACGCGCATTTCCTCGTCGACCCGCAGACGCTCAACCGGCAGCTCGGCCATCTCGCGGGACTGCGCGGCGGCGAGACCGTCGCCGCTTGGCAGGCCTTGGCCGCACGCGGCGCGTGGAACGAACTGGTGGCCGACCTGCTGGCGCAGCACTACGATCCGGCGTATTTCAAGTCGCTGTCGCACAACTACCCGCCGACCGCCGCCGACCGGACGTTTCACGCCGCCGATCTCTCGCCTGCCGGCCTGCGCGACCTCGCCCGCGCGATCCTCGACGCCGCGCCCTGA